TGAGTATGAAGATGTCTATTTGAATGATAGTTACTATTAGATAGTTTTTATGGGAAAAAAAACCTTACATATATAGCTCTAGCACGGGAGAAATTATTAATGCAGGGAAATCACCTGCAAAAAAATTCGGATAGGAGGAGGCCTTATCCATGACAAAAAGAAAAGATAAGGAAAGCGCTTTGGAAAGGCTGACTAAAAGAAGGTCGGATGAGGAAATATCAAGAGAGTTTTCTGGAGTAGATCAAGGCACTAATAGCTCAAGCAATCAACAATCAAGTGGGCAAAGTAGTGTAAATAGTCAGCAGGATTACAGTCAACAGCAGCAGAATCAGAATACGACTCAGTATCAACAAAACAGTCAAAACCAGCAGAACAGTCAAAACCAGAATATGCAGCAATCAAGTGGGCAACCAATGCAGCAATCCGGACAGCAGTATTCTCAGCAGCAAAACCAAGCAGGGCAGAGTCTTACTGACAAATATCGTCAAGGATTAAGCCAGCAGCTGCAGGTGAGCGGTGGTTTTAATAACCAAATGCAGTCTGGTTCTAATTATCAAAGATCCCAAATGTATGCAACACAGGCGGGAGGACAGCAGTCGCAGCAGTACCCTCTTTCTCAATTTCCTCAAATGTTAGGTCAGTTGAAGAGGCAAGCGCAGCAGCAGCAGATAAAAACTGACTCAGAAGTTTCAAAGGCACTTCAATCTGCTATGAGTGCAATAAGCCAGGCGCAGCAGTTAATCAAGAATAACCAGATTTACAATCAACTAAACCAGGTTATTGAGCAGTCAAACGCCCAGCTTCAAAACGAAATTGGTCAATTAGGCCAAACGCAGCAACAAGAGACAGCGCAGGCAATGCAACAACCACAGCAGACACAACAGCAGTTGCAGCAGCAAGCACAACAACAACCACAACAACAGCAGCAGCAACAACAGCCACAGCAAAATCAGATGCAGTAGATTAAGCGCCAATCATACCTTAACAACACAACACCTAAAATCAGTTTAGAAGGACTCCTCCCTGAACTGTTACGGGGCTGCCACAAAAGATATATACTTTTGGGCAGCCCCTTTTTGTATTTAATGTAAGTAAGTGCAAAGGATTGATTAGTATGATAAAATAATAGCGATTCTTATTTGATAAAAATTTTATTGCAATCAAAAACAAAAGTTTGTTTATATGACTTTTTGCAGTTGAATCATGTTTAAATGGAATGGAAGAATTGGAGGAATGTAACTATGAAAAACAATTTTAATTTAAATATGGATTTTCCTCCTAAAGGAGATCAACCAAAGGCTATTGATGAGCTTGTTGATAGTATAGAAAAAGGTGACAAAAATCAAACACTTCTTGGTGTCACAGGCTCAGGCAAGACCTTTACAATGGCAAATGTAATTCAAAAAGTACAAAAACCTACTTTAGTCATAGCACACAACAAAACTCTTGCAGCTCAGTTATGCAGCGAATTTAAAGAGTTTTTTCCTGAGAATGCAGTGGAGTATTTCGTTAGTTACTATGATTATTATCAACCAGAAGCTTATATACCACAAACAGATACCTATATAGAGAAAGATTCTTCGATTAATGATGAGATAGATAAGTTAAGACACTCAGCTACAAATGCCATTTTAGAACGGCGCGATACCATCGTTGTTGCAAGTGTCTCATGTATATATGGCCTTGGGTCGCCGGGAGATTACAGCGACCAGGTGCTATCTTTACGGAGAGGGATGGTCAAGGATAGAGACGAGATAATTAAAAGACTTGTGGAAATTCAATATAGTAGGAATGATATTAATTTTACCCGGGGGACTTTTAGGGCTAGAGGAGACGTGCTTGAAGTTTTTCCGGCTTCTTTTACCGAGAGAGCAATACGAATAGAAATGTTTGGTGATGAGATTGATAGTATGAGTGAAATTGATACCTTGACTGGTGAAATTATGGCTGAGAGAGAACACGTTGCAATCTTCCCTGCGTCTCACTTCGTCACCGGTAAAGACAGGCTAAAGCAGGCTATTTCGAGTATAGAAAAAGAACTAAATGAAAGACTTCAGGAATATAAAGAACAGGGTAAGTTAGTTGAAGCTCAAAGATTAGAACAAAGGACAAATTATGACCTTGAGATGCTTCAAGAGATGGGCTTTTGTCAGGGAATAGAGAACTATTCACGGCATCTGACAAATAGAGAACCTGGCAGTAGACCATATTGTTTACTTGATTTTTTCCCCGATGATTATCTAATAATAGTTGATGAGTCTCATATGACACTGCCCCAGATTAGAGGGATGTATCAGGGGGACTATTCCAGGAAAAAGACTTTGGTAGAACATGGATTTAGACTACCATCTGCTTTGGATAACAGGCCGTTAAAATTTGAGGAGTTTGAGAAGATGATAAATCAGGCTCTGTATGTTTCTGCTACACCTGGTCCATACGAAAAGGAAAACAGCACAAGAATTGTTGAGCAGATAATTCGTCCAACAGGTTTACTTGACCCATCTGTGGATGTAAGACCGATAAAAGGCCAGATAGATGATCTTCACAGCGAAATCAAAAAAAGAGAAGAAAGAAAAGAAAGGGTTCTTGTTACCACTTTGACTAAAAAGATGGCTGAAGACTTGACTGATTACCTTAAAGAACTGGGTGTTAGAGTAAGGTACATGCACTCAGAAATAGATACTATAGAGCGAATGGAAATAATAAGAGATTTGAGACTAGGAAATTTTGATGTACTTGTTGGTATAAACCTTCTAAGAGAAGGGCTTGATCTTCCAGAGGTAAGTCTTGTGGCAATTTTAGATGCCGACAAGGAAGGTTATCTGCGCGACGAGAGATCTTTGATACAGACAATGGGAAGAACTGCTAGAAATGAACAAGGCCATGTTATAATGTACGCTGACGAAATTACTGACTCAATGCGAAACGCAATTGATGAAACTTATAGAAGACGTAAGATTCAGCAGGAATTTAATGAAAAACACGGAATAACTCCACAAACTATTCAAAAAGATGTCCGTGAAGTGATAGAAGCTACCAAGACCGTTCAAAATAGCAATATCAAAAATTTGAAAGACAAAAAGCTAGACAAGATTAACAAAAAAGATGCAGATAAAGTTATTGAAGACCTAAAATCTGAGATGAAAGAAGCTGCAAAGAACTTAGAGTTTGAAAAGGCAGCGGAACTTCGTGATATAATAGCAGAGCTAGAGTTAAAATCAAAGGGAAAGAGTAGTTATGCATAGATTTGGAAGGTGATGATTATGAAGGAAAAATTAATCATAAAAGGTGCAAGAGAACACAATCTAAAAAACGTCAGTCTGGAAATACCAAGGGACAAACTTATAGTTATGACTGGGATCTCAGGTTCTGGCAAGAGTTCTCTTGCTTTTGATACTATATATGCCGAAGGGCAGCGCCGGTATGTGGAATCTCTAAGCGCTTATGCTAGACAGTTCCTTGGTCAGATGGATAAGCCTGATGTAGATTATATTGAAGGGTTAAGTCCGGCCATATCTATTGACCAAAAATCCACCACCAAAAACCCTCGTTCAACCGTTGGTACAGTAACAGAGCTATATGATTATTTAAGACTTTTATTTGCCAGGATTGGCCTGGCGCACTGTCCCCACTGTCACGAAGCAATATCACAGCAGAGTGTTGATCAAATGGTGGATCAAATAATGACCCTGCCTGAAGCAAAGAAGTTTCAGATTTTGGCCCCTGTGATTAGGGGAAAGAAAGGTCAGCATGTAAAGCTGCTAGAAGAGATCAAGAAAAGCGGTTTTGTCAGGGTCAGAGTAGATGGTGAGATAAGGCTTTTGTCTGAAGAGATTAATCTTGATAAAAATAAAACCCACACCATAGAAGTAGTAGTTGATAGATTAAAGATGAAAGAAGGCCTTGAGAATCGTTTGGCAGATTCACTAGAAAGTGCTCTTAGTCTAAGCAATGGCCTTGTAAAAATTCATCTAATTGAAGAAGATGAAGAAATGAGTTTTAGTCAAAAACATGCCTGTATTGACTGCGGTTTTAGCTTTGAAGAAATAACACCAAGGATGTTTAGCTTTAACAGTCCTTATGGCGCATGCCCTAAATGTGATGGTCTTGGTGCCAAAAAAGAGATAGATCCAGACCTTATTATACCGGATCAAAGCCTTAGCTTATCAGAAGGAGCTATAGTCCCCTGGAGTAGAAATAAAGGCTATTACTATCAACTTTTAACCTCCTTTTGTAATCATTTTGGGATAGATATGAATAAGCCCTTTGAAGAGTTATCAGATGAAGAAAAAAATGCAATCTTTTATGGCTCTACTGAGGAAAAGTTTTTGTTTAGTTATGAAAACAAATGGGGGAGAGTAAAAGAAAGAATGAGATACTTCGAGGGAGTTATCCCCAACTTAGAGCGTCATTATATAGAGACTTCATCGGATAATTTTAGAGAAGAGATTGAGAAGTATATGACCTCAAAAAACTGCAACAGCTGCAAAGGAAAAAGATTGAGGGAAGAAAGTCTTGCTGTAAAAATAGATGGTTATGATATTGGTGATATAACTGAGATGACAGTGGATGAAGCTATTAGATTTTTTGATGAACTAGATTTAACAGAAAGAGAATACAAAATCGGAGAACTTGTCCTAAAAGAGATAAATGAAAGACTTGGTTTTCTAAAAAACGTCGGCTTAGAATATCTTACCCTAGAAAGGGCAGCTAGCACTTTGAGCGGAGGTGAGGCTCAAAGGATAAGGCTTGCTACCCAGATTGGCTCTAGCTTAACAGGGGTGCTTTATGTTCTAGATGAGCCAAGTATAGGACTTCATCAGAGGGATAATGAGAGATTAATCAGAACCCTTGAGAACCTCAGAGATCTTGGTAATACTTTGATCGTTGTAGAGCATGATGAGGCTACTATGAGAAGGGCTGATCACATTGTTGATATTGGTCCTGGCGCAGGTGAAAAAGGCGGAGAAGTTGTTGCTGAGGGTACTGTTGAAGAGATTATGGAATATGAAGACTCTATCACAGGCAAATATCTTAATGGCAAAAAAGCCATCTCTGTTCCTGAGAAAAGAAGAAAACCTAATGATAAATTTTTAGAGATCAAAAAAGCAAGAGAGCATAATCTGAAAAATGTTAATGTGAAAATTCCCCTTGGAGTCTTTAATTGTGTCACCGGCGTATCAGGGTCCGGTAAGAGCACCTTAATAAATGAAATACTCTTTAAAGCATTATCTCAAAAACTTCACAGGGCTCAGAAAAAACCAGGAGCTTATAGCGAGATTAAAGGGATAGAACATCTAGAAAAAGTAATAGAAATTGATCAGTCTCCAATAGGCAGGACTCCAAGGTCTAATCCGGTGACTTACACGGGTGTATTTGATGCTATTAGAGAACTTTTCTCAGAAACACCTGAAGCTAAGATGAGAGGGTATAAACCTGGCAGGTTTAGCTTTAATGTCAAAGGAGGAAGATGTGAATCCTGCAAGGGTGATGGGATAATAAAAATAGAGATGCACTTTTTGCCGGACGTCTATGTTAAGTGTGAAGTATGTAAGGGTAAAAGATATAACAGAGAGACATTAGAGGTCAAATACAAAGGTAAGACAATAGCAGATGTTCTTGATATGACAGTAGATAGCGCTCTAGAATTTTTTGCATCTATACCAAAGATCAGAAGGAAACTGCAGACCCTTTCGGATGTTGGTCTAGGTTACATTCGCCTTGGCCAACCTGCAACTACTTTGTCTGGTGGTGAAGCCCAGAGGGTTAAACTTGCATCACAGCTTAGCAGAAGAAGCAACGGAAAAAGCCTGCATATTCTTGATGAGCCTACAACAGGACTGCACATGGACGATGTTTATAAACTTATTAGGGTCCTTGAAAGGCTTGTAGAAGAAGGGGATACAGTGGTTGTAATTGAACATGACTTGGATGTAATTAAGAGAGCGGATTATATTATAGACCTGGGTCCTGAAGGAGGCGAAAAGGGAGGAAGGCTTGTAGCTTCAGGTACACCGGAAAAAATTGCAGAAAATGAAAAATCATACACAGGAAGGTATTTGAAAGAAATTTTAGATACAAATGCTCTAAAATTAGAGCACAAAAAGCAGGAACTTGCATGAGTTTTGTAGTTTAATTGTGATATAATTTAATTCACCCTTCCTTCTTCAGTGAAAAAGGAGGTAACTTGTTTTGGAGCTTCAGGACAAACTTGGTACTCTTCCGGATAAACCAGGTGTATATCTAATGAAAAATGAAGCGGACAAGGTTATTTACGTTGGCAAAGCGATAAACCTGAAAAACAGAGTAAGATCTTATTTTGGCTCAAACCAGACAATTAAAGAAAGGGTTTTGGTGCCAAAGATTGCCGATATAGAGACAATAGTAACAGATTCAGAGCTTGAGGCTTTGATCTTGGAGAGTAACTTAATTAAAAGATACAGGCCTAAATATAATATAAATTTGAAGGATGATAAGAATTATCCTTATCTTAAAATATCGACAGAAGAAGATTATCCAAGGCTTTTGTTAGAACGGGAGATAAAAAAAGAGGGAAAATATTTTGGGCCCTATCCAAATGCCGGGGCTGTAAGGGAAACCATAAAGCTTCTTAGAAAATTATTCCCCATACGGTCCTGTAAAAAAGAAGTTCCAAACAAAAAATATCGCCCTTGCTTAAATTATCATATAAAAAGATGTATTGCTCCCTGCAGTGGCAAGGTACCTAAAGAGAAGTACAGGGAGATGATAGACAATATTATTATGGTGTTAGAAGGCAAAGAAGATGAGTTAATAGACGAGCTACAGCAGAAAATGGACGAAGCTTCCACGAACCTAGAATTTGAAAAAGCTGCAGAGTACAGGAATCAACAAAATGCCTTGAAAAGAATAGTAGAAAAACAAAAAATAATCTCTGGTCGAAGAGATGATCAGGATTATTTGGCTATCTCATCAAATAACGAAAAAGAAGCTATAGTTCAAATATTCTACGTAAGGGGAGGTAAACTTGTCGGAAAAGACAGCTTTTCTGTTTTGCCCGGGAAAGCAGATTCCCCAGGGGAAATATTGACCGGTTTTGTAAAACAGTATTATAACCAGGCAGCGGTTATTCCCGGGGAAATATTTATCTCTCATCCTATTGGTGATCACTCTATAATAGAAAGTTGGCTAAAAGAGAAAAGAGGGGCCAAAGTTACTATTAAGGTTCCAAAAAGAGGAGAAAAGTATCAACTAATGAAGATGGCTCTAAATAATGCAAAGCTAGAGGTCGAAAAGATTAGAGCAGATGAAGAAAGAGAAGAAAAAGAAGAAAAAATGACAGGTGGTGCCCTAAAAGAGTTAGCAGGGTACCTGGAATTAGAAGAGCTCCCTGTAAGGATTGAATGTTATGATATTTCTCATATTAGAGGGAGAGAAACTGTAGCATCGATGGTAGTTTTTGAAAATGGACGGCCCAAAAAAGAAGACTATAGAAGGTTCAAGCTTCGAGACGTAATAGGAATAGATGATTATGATTCTATGAGGGAAGTATTGTCAAGGCGCCTTAAAAGACTAAAAAGAGAGAGAACAGATGAAGAAGATATTGACAGCTTTGATATTGTTCCTGACTTAATAGTCATAGATGGTGGTAAGGGACAGCTAAATGCAGCCTATGGGGAATTAGAAGAGCATGGTTTTAGTTCAAACATAACTGTTATTTCTCTTGCTAAAGAGGAGGAGAAAGTTTTTGTTACAGGGAAAAAGGACCCTGTAAAATTACCAAAAAATTCTGAAGCGCAGTATCTTTTGCAAAGAATTAGGGATGAAGCTCATAGATTTGCTGTTACTTATCACAGGAAAAAAAGAAATAAATCCGGCCTGTCTTCAGAACTTGATGATGTCAAGGGAGTCGGACCAAAAAGAAAGAAAGCTCTTCTTCTTAACTTTGGATCTCTTGACAAATTAAAAGAAGCATCTCTTGAGGAGCTAGAGAAAGTTCCTGCCATGGATAAGAAATCTGCGCAAAATTTGTATGATTACTTTCATAAGAAAGAGCAGGGGTTAAGTGATGAGTAAAGAGTTAATAAGCGGCCTAAAAAAAGTGGATTTATTTTCCCATCTTGAAGAATCCGAACTTAATATTTTAGTAGAACTTGCAGAGTATCAAGAATACAAACAAGGGGAAATTATATTTTTTGAAGGCGAACCTGGTGAGGCTATGTATGTAATCGAAAAAGGAAAAGTGAAAATTTTGAAAGACAATGTGGAAGGCAAAGAACAGATCTTAAACGTGGTACAAAAAGGGGATGTGTTTGCAGAGGTAGTAATTTTTGATGACCGCCCTTATCCTGCAACTGCTGAAGTTGTAGAAGACTCTTTGATAGCTGCGATCAAGAAGGAGAGCTTTGATCAGATGCTTTATCTAAATCCACAAATTGCAGTCAAAATGATGAGACTAATGGGAAAAAGACTAAGAGAAGCCCAGGGGAAAATAGCTGATCTTGCACTGAAAAATACTGATAAACGGGTACTAAGTACTATTTGTAAACTAGCAAGAAAGCACGGGAGAGAACTTACTGACCAAAAAGTGAAAATAGAACTATCTCTAACTCACCAGCAACTAGCCAATATGGTTGGGAGCAGTAGGGAAACGGTGTCAAGAATTTTGAGCAAATTTAAGAAAGAAGGCCTAATTGATTTTGATAAAAGCCATATAATAGTTAATAATTTAGGACAATTAGAGGATGAATAGATTTAATAGAACTATTTTAGGATATTTTTTCGTTTTACAAAGGAGCATATATATGCGGCCTAGAACATAATAAAGGCTTATATTAATTTGGAGGAAAATTTGGAGGGAAAAGAATTGAAGTATGAATTTGTTGCTATAGATATAGATGATACACTATTGAACAAAAATTTGGAGATACCAGAACAAAATAAAACTGCTATAAAAAAAGCAGTAGAAAGCGGAGTGATGGTGACTCTAGCAACAGGGAGAATGTTTTGCTCCGCTGTTTCTTATGCCAAAGAGCTAGAGCTTGACCTGCCGTTAATTGCTTATCATGGTGCACTTATAAAGAATACTAAGGATAATGAAGTACTTTATCATAATCCTGTGCCTGAGGAGACAGCAAGGAAAATTGCCGGCTTTTGCCAGGAGAAAGACTTGCAGCTAAACGTGTATATTGATGATGTATTGTACGTTGCTAAAGAAAACGAACTGACTGATTATTATATAAAGATAGCAAATGTACCCTGTAGAGCAGTAGGTGATCTTGTAAAATTTATTAATAAACCACCGACAAAGCTGACAGTGGTAGTGCATGATGGTGATATGGCTGACTCGGTTACAGAAGAATTGAAAGCAAGGTTTGAAGATAAAGTTATAATTACCCAATCTAAGAAAAGATTTGTTGAAATTATAAACAGTGAGGTTGATAAAGGTAAAGCTATAGAAATATTGACCAGGAAGTTTGGTAAGGAGTTAGATAAAACAATGGCTATAGGGGA
The Natranaerofaba carboxydovora genome window above contains:
- the uvrC gene encoding excinuclease ABC subunit UvrC; its protein translation is MELQDKLGTLPDKPGVYLMKNEADKVIYVGKAINLKNRVRSYFGSNQTIKERVLVPKIADIETIVTDSELEALILESNLIKRYRPKYNINLKDDKNYPYLKISTEEDYPRLLLEREIKKEGKYFGPYPNAGAVRETIKLLRKLFPIRSCKKEVPNKKYRPCLNYHIKRCIAPCSGKVPKEKYREMIDNIIMVLEGKEDELIDELQQKMDEASTNLEFEKAAEYRNQQNALKRIVEKQKIISGRRDDQDYLAISSNNEKEAIVQIFYVRGGKLVGKDSFSVLPGKADSPGEILTGFVKQYYNQAAVIPGEIFISHPIGDHSIIESWLKEKRGAKVTIKVPKRGEKYQLMKMALNNAKLEVEKIRADEEREEKEEKMTGGALKELAGYLELEELPVRIECYDISHIRGRETVASMVVFENGRPKKEDYRRFKLRDVIGIDDYDSMREVLSRRLKRLKRERTDEEDIDSFDIVPDLIVIDGGKGQLNAAYGELEEHGFSSNITVISLAKEEEKVFVTGKKDPVKLPKNSEAQYLLQRIRDEAHRFAVTYHRKKRNKSGLSSELDDVKGVGPKRKKALLLNFGSLDKLKEASLEELEKVPAMDKKSAQNLYDYFHKKEQGLSDE
- the uvrB gene encoding excinuclease ABC subunit UvrB; this encodes MKNNFNLNMDFPPKGDQPKAIDELVDSIEKGDKNQTLLGVTGSGKTFTMANVIQKVQKPTLVIAHNKTLAAQLCSEFKEFFPENAVEYFVSYYDYYQPEAYIPQTDTYIEKDSSINDEIDKLRHSATNAILERRDTIVVASVSCIYGLGSPGDYSDQVLSLRRGMVKDRDEIIKRLVEIQYSRNDINFTRGTFRARGDVLEVFPASFTERAIRIEMFGDEIDSMSEIDTLTGEIMAEREHVAIFPASHFVTGKDRLKQAISSIEKELNERLQEYKEQGKLVEAQRLEQRTNYDLEMLQEMGFCQGIENYSRHLTNREPGSRPYCLLDFFPDDYLIIVDESHMTLPQIRGMYQGDYSRKKTLVEHGFRLPSALDNRPLKFEEFEKMINQALYVSATPGPYEKENSTRIVEQIIRPTGLLDPSVDVRPIKGQIDDLHSEIKKREERKERVLVTTLTKKMAEDLTDYLKELGVRVRYMHSEIDTIERMEIIRDLRLGNFDVLVGINLLREGLDLPEVSLVAILDADKEGYLRDERSLIQTMGRTARNEQGHVIMYADEITDSMRNAIDETYRRRKIQQEFNEKHGITPQTIQKDVREVIEATKTVQNSNIKNLKDKKLDKINKKDADKVIEDLKSEMKEAAKNLEFEKAAELRDIIAELELKSKGKSSYA
- the uvrA gene encoding excinuclease ABC subunit UvrA produces the protein MMKEKLIIKGAREHNLKNVSLEIPRDKLIVMTGISGSGKSSLAFDTIYAEGQRRYVESLSAYARQFLGQMDKPDVDYIEGLSPAISIDQKSTTKNPRSTVGTVTELYDYLRLLFARIGLAHCPHCHEAISQQSVDQMVDQIMTLPEAKKFQILAPVIRGKKGQHVKLLEEIKKSGFVRVRVDGEIRLLSEEINLDKNKTHTIEVVVDRLKMKEGLENRLADSLESALSLSNGLVKIHLIEEDEEMSFSQKHACIDCGFSFEEITPRMFSFNSPYGACPKCDGLGAKKEIDPDLIIPDQSLSLSEGAIVPWSRNKGYYYQLLTSFCNHFGIDMNKPFEELSDEEKNAIFYGSTEEKFLFSYENKWGRVKERMRYFEGVIPNLERHYIETSSDNFREEIEKYMTSKNCNSCKGKRLREESLAVKIDGYDIGDITEMTVDEAIRFFDELDLTEREYKIGELVLKEINERLGFLKNVGLEYLTLERAASTLSGGEAQRIRLATQIGSSLTGVLYVLDEPSIGLHQRDNERLIRTLENLRDLGNTLIVVEHDEATMRRADHIVDIGPGAGEKGGEVVAEGTVEEIMEYEDSITGKYLNGKKAISVPEKRRKPNDKFLEIKKAREHNLKNVNVKIPLGVFNCVTGVSGSGKSTLINEILFKALSQKLHRAQKKPGAYSEIKGIEHLEKVIEIDQSPIGRTPRSNPVTYTGVFDAIRELFSETPEAKMRGYKPGRFSFNVKGGRCESCKGDGIIKIEMHFLPDVYVKCEVCKGKRYNRETLEVKYKGKTIADVLDMTVDSALEFFASIPKIRRKLQTLSDVGLGYIRLGQPATTLSGGEAQRVKLASQLSRRSNGKSLHILDEPTTGLHMDDVYKLIRVLERLVEEGDTVVVIEHDLDVIKRADYIIDLGPEGGEKGGRLVASGTPEKIAENEKSYTGRYLKEILDTNALKLEHKKQELA
- a CDS encoding Cof-type HAD-IIB family hydrolase, whose translation is MKYEFVAIDIDDTLLNKNLEIPEQNKTAIKKAVESGVMVTLATGRMFCSAVSYAKELELDLPLIAYHGALIKNTKDNEVLYHNPVPEETARKIAGFCQEKDLQLNVYIDDVLYVAKENELTDYYIKIANVPCRAVGDLVKFINKPPTKLTVVVHDGDMADSVTEELKARFEDKVIITQSKKRFVEIINSEVDKGKAIEILTRKFGKELDKTMAIGDSLNDIPMLYKAGLGVCVKNARPQAKEACDVEVAANDDAGVGEAIHKYVLENL
- a CDS encoding Crp/Fnr family transcriptional regulator → MSKELISGLKKVDLFSHLEESELNILVELAEYQEYKQGEIIFFEGEPGEAMYVIEKGKVKILKDNVEGKEQILNVVQKGDVFAEVVIFDDRPYPATAEVVEDSLIAAIKKESFDQMLYLNPQIAVKMMRLMGKRLREAQGKIADLALKNTDKRVLSTICKLARKHGRELTDQKVKIELSLTHQQLANMVGSSRETVSRILSKFKKEGLIDFDKSHIIVNNLGQLEDE